A window of the Radiobacillus deserti genome harbors these coding sequences:
- the pabB gene encoding aminodeoxychorismate synthase component I: MNPLLLFEFSDKNGQITPLSFQDPLRIYQTNHVSEIHHIMLQVEKEVDAGYFAAGYVSYEAAPAFLPNSKVYQNTNIPLIWFAIFEKPSKEIPKFTEPFSVSKWKLHTSRLDYEKGISKIKHAIEIGDTYQVNYTARLAADFYGDDFSFYKQLVDKQKASFSAYLNIGNRRILSVSPELFFRIDGTKITTKPMKGTAKRGRFLEEDRNQMIHLRKSEKEMAENIMIVDLLRNDVSRIAKPGSVKVNKLFEVESYPTVHQMTSTIEAELQPNTTIFEWFQALFPCGSITGAPKLRTMDYIAELETSPRDVYCGAIGYITPDRDAVFNVPIRTVIVDTVSHQATYGVGGGITWDSTVDGEYEELFAKAQVLSEEPIPTFQLLESISLENGTFPLWPLHRERLQQSASYFDYPVDWNIIEEEMMELANQHNSGHFKTRLLIDRNGQHVLEAEKVVSVKGPVICTLAKSAINKADRFLFHKTTHRSIYDKHQKEAPDSCFSPLLWNEQEELTEFTFGNLVVEKNGAFYTPPQTCGLLAGTLRQHLLNQGKIEEKVITKTDLITYEKIWFINSVRGWLEVQMK; the protein is encoded by the coding sequence ATGAACCCATTGCTACTCTTTGAATTCTCGGATAAGAATGGCCAAATAACACCTCTTTCCTTTCAAGACCCATTACGAATCTACCAAACGAATCATGTATCAGAAATACATCACATTATGTTGCAGGTTGAAAAAGAAGTAGATGCTGGCTACTTTGCAGCCGGATATGTATCTTACGAGGCAGCACCGGCATTTCTTCCTAACTCTAAAGTCTATCAAAATACGAATATACCCCTAATATGGTTTGCTATTTTCGAAAAACCGAGTAAGGAGATACCGAAATTCACGGAGCCCTTCTCCGTTTCTAAATGGAAGCTCCATACATCCCGATTGGACTACGAAAAAGGGATCTCCAAAATAAAGCACGCGATTGAAATTGGGGATACCTATCAAGTCAATTATACGGCTAGATTAGCTGCAGATTTTTATGGGGATGACTTTTCCTTCTATAAGCAGCTAGTCGACAAGCAAAAAGCATCCTTTAGTGCGTATCTTAATATTGGAAACCGACGCATCCTATCCGTTTCACCAGAATTATTTTTCCGTATTGATGGGACAAAAATCACTACAAAACCGATGAAGGGCACAGCCAAACGTGGACGGTTTTTAGAAGAAGATAGGAATCAAATGATTCATCTAAGGAAATCGGAAAAAGAAATGGCGGAGAACATCATGATTGTGGATTTACTTCGTAATGATGTTAGTCGCATTGCCAAGCCCGGTAGCGTTAAGGTAAATAAATTGTTCGAAGTAGAATCCTATCCAACAGTTCATCAAATGACGTCAACGATTGAGGCTGAACTTCAACCGAATACAACCATCTTTGAATGGTTTCAAGCTTTATTTCCTTGCGGTTCTATTACAGGAGCACCAAAGCTTCGTACAATGGATTATATTGCTGAGCTAGAAACTAGCCCCAGAGATGTTTATTGTGGTGCAATTGGCTATATTACACCGGATCGTGATGCTGTTTTCAATGTTCCCATCCGTACAGTCATCGTGGACACTGTCTCTCATCAAGCAACATATGGTGTCGGTGGAGGTATTACTTGGGATTCGACAGTGGATGGGGAGTATGAAGAGCTATTCGCAAAAGCTCAAGTACTATCGGAAGAACCAATTCCAACCTTTCAATTGTTAGAGTCCATCTCACTAGAAAATGGGACATTTCCTTTGTGGCCACTTCATAGAGAAAGGCTTCAACAATCTGCTTCTTACTTCGATTATCCTGTGGACTGGAATATCATAGAAGAAGAGATGATGGAATTAGCGAATCAGCACAACTCTGGTCATTTTAAAACAAGATTACTTATTGACAGGAATGGACAGCATGTCCTAGAAGCTGAAAAGGTTGTCTCAGTGAAAGGTCCAGTTATTTGTACTCTTGCAAAATCAGCAATCAATAAAGCAGATCGCTTCCTTTTTCACAAAACAACTCACCGGTCCATATATGATAAACACCAGAAAGAGGCGCCGGATTCCTGTTTCTCTCCACTTTTGTGGAATGAACAGGAAGAATTGACCGAATTTACGTTTGGAAATCTCGTAGTAGAGAAAAATGGAGCATTTTATACCCCTCCCCAAACATGTGGTCTATTAGCAGGGACACTTCGACAGCACTTATTGAATCAAGGAAAAATTGAAGAAAAAGTAATAACGAAGACAGATTTAATTACATACGAAAAAATATGGTTTATTAATAGCGTTCGTGGCTGGTTAGAGGTTCAGATGAAATAA
- a CDS encoding LLM class flavin-dependent oxidoreductase, translating into MTSKQFHHTRLSVLDLAPIKEGSGAGQSFKDSVELAQHVEKWGFHRYWLAEHHNMPGIASSATSVVIGHIAGATNHIRVGSGGVMLPNHAPIVIAEQFGTLESLYPGRIDLGLGRAPGSDQATAYALRRTLNSSPEDFPLQVEELEDYFNGTARVHAFPGEGLQIPIWLLGSSGFSARLAAEKGLPFAFASHFSPDYTMAALKLYRDNFRPSEALKEPYAMVGVNIIAAETEERAKWLATSQQQQFLSLTRGQPTQLKPPVDNMEEAFTVHEQAAITERLNSEATMIGEPELVKQKLQQFIEKTQANEVIINTQVFDQKDRLRSYEYVAEMMK; encoded by the coding sequence ATGACTAGCAAACAATTTCATCATACACGATTATCCGTATTAGACCTCGCCCCCATCAAAGAAGGGAGCGGTGCAGGGCAGTCTTTTAAAGATAGTGTGGAGCTTGCTCAACATGTAGAAAAGTGGGGATTCCACCGGTATTGGCTTGCGGAACATCATAACATGCCAGGGATTGCTAGCAGTGCTACTTCTGTTGTCATTGGACATATCGCTGGCGCAACGAATCATATTCGAGTTGGATCTGGCGGTGTTATGCTCCCAAACCATGCTCCCATTGTGATTGCTGAACAATTTGGCACATTGGAATCTCTCTACCCAGGTCGAATTGATTTAGGACTCGGAAGAGCACCAGGTAGTGACCAAGCAACAGCCTATGCACTTAGAAGAACATTAAATAGTAGTCCAGAGGATTTTCCACTTCAGGTAGAGGAATTAGAGGACTACTTTAATGGAACAGCTAGAGTTCATGCATTTCCAGGTGAAGGATTGCAAATTCCAATATGGCTGCTTGGTTCAAGTGGATTTAGTGCAAGACTTGCAGCGGAGAAAGGACTACCATTTGCCTTTGCGAGTCATTTTTCACCTGATTACACGATGGCTGCGCTTAAGCTATATCGAGATAACTTCCGTCCGTCCGAAGCATTAAAAGAGCCGTATGCAATGGTAGGAGTAAACATTATAGCAGCTGAAACAGAAGAACGAGCTAAATGGCTTGCAACCTCTCAACAGCAACAATTTTTAAGTTTAACACGTGGGCAACCTACCCAGTTGAAACCACCTGTTGATAACATGGAAGAGGCTTTTACCGTTCATGAGCAAGCTGCCATCACAGAACGACTAAACTCTGAAGCAACCATGATTGGGGAACCAGAATTGGTCAAACAAAAGCTGCAACAATTCATTGAAAAAACGCAAGCAAATGAAGTCATTATTAATACACAAGTGTTCGACCAAAAGGATCGATTACGTTCGTATGAATACGTGGCAGAAATGATGAAATAA
- a CDS encoding peptidoglycan-binding domain-containing protein: protein MEQTFDRLFQGNEAIPEPVVKGTSVELPLDIGDQGPFVQEVQQSLIRVGFPLPIFGADGIYGEETKRAVMKFQRKYGLTVDGLVGPQTLDKLAEVKGATRPINDFPLPSGILRRGDQGTGVRQLQRALQRIGFDPQLIDGIYGPLTENAVRRFQSKYADLQNDGIYGPNTRRFIEMELSEL from the coding sequence GTGGAACAAACATTTGACCGATTGTTTCAAGGAAATGAAGCTATTCCAGAACCTGTTGTTAAAGGTACTTCTGTAGAACTACCTCTAGATATAGGAGATCAAGGTCCATTTGTTCAAGAAGTCCAACAGTCACTAATTCGTGTTGGTTTCCCACTTCCGATCTTTGGTGCAGATGGAATTTATGGAGAAGAAACGAAACGTGCTGTGATGAAGTTTCAAAGAAAATATGGATTGACCGTTGACGGGTTGGTTGGTCCGCAAACATTAGATAAACTAGCGGAAGTAAAAGGGGCCACTCGCCCGATTAACGATTTCCCATTACCATCCGGTATTCTTCGAAGAGGTGATCAAGGCACAGGAGTTCGCCAATTACAGCGTGCCTTACAACGAATTGGATTTGATCCACAGCTAATTGATGGGATTTATGGACCGTTAACTGAAAATGCAGTGCGCCGCTTCCAGTCCAAGTATGCGGATTTGCAGAACGATGGGATTTATGGACCAAACACTAGACGCTTTATTGAAATGGAACTTAGTGAACTATAG
- a CDS encoding DUF1836 domain-containing protein, translating to MDNQQLRNRIQQLELENQIKMDDIPDIDLYMDQVTQLFEKAFSGSKRKPDDKVLTKTMINNYAKGKLFPPIKNKRYSKEHIMLISLIYQLKGTLSISDIKSLLDKTQSAEKVSLEALYNAYVAQTNSSSISFTENVQKLNNELIENSISDGDEIIDNLLLVSVLVHMSNLYRRLAEQIVDDMAENKE from the coding sequence ATGGATAACCAACAATTACGAAATCGAATACAACAGTTAGAGCTAGAAAATCAAATTAAGATGGACGATATTCCAGACATTGATTTATATATGGATCAAGTCACACAACTGTTTGAAAAAGCATTTAGTGGATCAAAAAGAAAACCCGACGACAAAGTATTAACCAAAACGATGATTAACAATTATGCAAAGGGTAAGCTATTCCCACCGATTAAAAACAAGAGGTATTCAAAAGAACATATTATGCTCATTAGTTTAATTTATCAGCTGAAAGGAACCCTTTCTATTAGCGATATTAAATCTTTATTAGACAAGACCCAATCAGCAGAAAAAGTATCTTTAGAAGCATTATATAACGCATATGTAGCACAAACAAACAGTAGCTCGATATCTTTTACAGAAAATGTACAAAAGCTAAACAATGAGTTAATAGAGAATTCTATTAGTGATGGGGACGAAATTATTGATAACCTTCTTTTAGTAAGTGTGTTAGTTCATATGAGTAATTTGTATCGTCGACTAGCAGAACAGATTGTGGATGATATGGCAGAGAATAAGGAGTAA
- a CDS encoding VOC family protein → MKKQMDHIGIAVRQLDESIQFHIEVLGGKLIDRYRSEAKGVESEVAIIDIDGYRTELLCPTNNTTSPIARFIKQKGKGVHHIAYKVDNLPEAIQQLKEQGIRVLEDTLRTNKHGRRLIYLNPADTEGTIIEYCDYPNETVS, encoded by the coding sequence ATGAAAAAACAAATGGACCATATCGGGATTGCCGTTCGTCAGCTTGATGAAAGTATCCAATTTCATATAGAGGTTCTTGGGGGCAAATTAATTGATCGATATCGAAGTGAAGCTAAAGGAGTAGAAAGTGAAGTAGCTATTATTGATATAGATGGGTATCGCACAGAGCTCTTATGCCCTACAAATAATACTACCTCTCCTATCGCTCGTTTTATCAAACAAAAAGGAAAAGGGGTTCATCATATTGCATATAAGGTAGACAATTTGCCTGAAGCTATTCAACAACTAAAGGAACAAGGCATTCGTGTCCTAGAGGATACCTTGAGAACAAACAAGCATGGAAGACGATTAATCTACTTAAATCCCGCAGATACAGAGGGCACTATCATCGAATATTGTGATTATCCGAACGAAACGGTAAGCTAA
- a CDS encoding anthranilate synthase component II, which yields MILIIDHYDSFTYNLVQYYKQFHPDVRVVQHDKITRNQVKEWSPELIVLSPGPGKPSDRPMTQDIIKVFHKRYPIFGICLGLQIIVEVFGGTVTKGNQPMHGKRSQITHDNTGVFHTIPNSIYVTRYHSLVAAMPDFPSEFIVSSRSEDGVIMGLRHKEFPLEAIQFHPESEWTENGFEMVQNSYEQAVKWKLNQKGVNHEPIATL from the coding sequence ATGATCCTAATCATCGATCACTACGACTCTTTCACGTACAATCTTGTTCAATACTATAAACAATTTCATCCCGATGTTCGTGTCGTGCAGCACGATAAAATAACTCGTAATCAAGTGAAAGAATGGAGCCCTGAGTTAATTGTCCTCTCCCCTGGTCCTGGTAAACCATCTGATAGACCAATGACCCAGGATATTATAAAAGTGTTTCACAAAAGGTATCCCATTTTTGGAATATGTCTAGGTCTACAAATAATCGTAGAAGTTTTTGGTGGAACCGTCACAAAGGGCAATCAACCTATGCATGGAAAGCGAAGCCAAATCACACATGACAACACAGGCGTATTCCATACCATTCCCAATTCCATTTATGTGACACGCTATCACTCTTTAGTTGCCGCAATGCCAGATTTTCCATCTGAGTTTATCGTTAGTTCGAGGTCGGAAGATGGGGTTATCATGGGATTACGTCATAAAGAGTTTCCATTAGAAGCTATCCAATTTCACCCGGAATCTGAGTGGACAGAAAATGGATTTGAAATGGTGCAGAATAGTTATGAACAAGCAGTAAAATGGAAGCTCAATCAAAAGGGGGTAAATCATGAACCCATTGCTACTCTTTGA
- the rlmN gene encoding 23S rRNA (adenine(2503)-C(2))-methyltransferase RlmN — protein MKKESIYGLTFDQLTTWLVEHGQKKFRAKQVWDWLYKKRVTDFEEMTNLNKGCIDLLADHFVMHTLSEEIKQVSKDGTVKFLFKLQDGNLIETVLMKQHYGLSVCVTTQVGCNIGCTFCASGILTKNRDLSSGEIVEQIMNVQKYLDERGKDQRVSHVVVMGIGEPFDNYKNLMDFLRVINDQNGLSIGARHITVSTSGLAHKIYDFADENIQVNLAVSLHAPNNELRTQIMKINKAFPLEKLMPAIDYYLEKTNRRITFEYILLKDVNDHKEEAKQLANLLKDKRHLSYVNLIPYNPVSEHIQYERSYKDAIVGFYEVLLNEGINCGVRTEHGTDIDAACGQLRSKQIKKEKEKVR, from the coding sequence ATGAAAAAAGAATCCATTTATGGATTAACATTTGACCAATTAACGACTTGGCTCGTGGAGCATGGACAGAAAAAATTCCGTGCGAAACAGGTTTGGGATTGGTTATACAAAAAAAGAGTAACAGACTTTGAAGAAATGACGAATTTAAATAAAGGGTGCATAGACTTACTTGCAGATCATTTTGTGATGCACACATTATCAGAAGAGATTAAACAAGTTTCCAAGGACGGGACTGTTAAATTTTTGTTTAAGCTTCAGGACGGGAATCTTATCGAAACGGTGCTCATGAAGCAGCATTATGGGTTATCGGTTTGTGTAACGACACAAGTAGGGTGTAACATCGGGTGTACCTTCTGCGCAAGTGGTATCTTAACTAAAAACCGCGATCTTTCCTCTGGTGAAATTGTGGAACAAATCATGAATGTTCAAAAGTATTTAGATGAACGAGGAAAAGACCAACGAGTGAGTCATGTTGTAGTGATGGGGATTGGAGAACCATTTGATAACTATAAGAATTTGATGGATTTCCTACGTGTCATCAACGATCAAAATGGGCTTTCGATTGGAGCAAGACATATCACGGTTTCCACAAGTGGCTTAGCGCACAAGATTTATGACTTTGCGGATGAGAATATTCAAGTTAATCTTGCCGTTTCTTTACATGCGCCAAATAATGAGCTTCGAACGCAAATTATGAAAATCAACAAGGCATTTCCATTAGAGAAGTTAATGCCTGCTATTGATTATTATTTGGAAAAAACAAATCGAAGAATCACGTTTGAATATATCTTGTTGAAGGATGTAAATGATCATAAAGAAGAAGCTAAACAACTGGCAAATCTTCTAAAAGATAAACGTCATTTATCGTATGTGAACTTAATTCCATACAACCCAGTTAGTGAACATATTCAATATGAAAGAAGCTATAAGGATGCCATCGTTGGCTTTTATGAAGTGTTACTAAACGAAGGAATAAACTGTGGAGTACGTACGGAGCATGGAACAGATATCGATGCAGCATGTGGTCAGCTTCGAAGTAAGCAAATCAAAAAAGAAAAAGAGAAAGTACGGTAA
- a CDS encoding HAD family hydrolase, protein MKAIIFDFDGTLADTLPVCFEGFQKTFEEYDHRSLTEEEIVEMFGPTEADIIRQNLKHDKKEEAVEWYFHVYETQHEAFVPRNSEIEVLLKDLKEKGFKLGMVTGKARRSLDISLQKLEMEGIFDLTITGDDVQVAKPDPEGLNKALHRLEVHPDEAMFIGDSNADIQAGKEAGVTTVGVHWLEHVQTKEFNLEPDQYFESIKEFKEWIKKWY, encoded by the coding sequence ATGAAAGCCATAATTTTCGATTTTGATGGAACTTTAGCTGATACATTGCCTGTTTGTTTTGAAGGGTTCCAAAAAACGTTTGAGGAATACGATCATCGCTCCTTAACAGAAGAAGAAATTGTAGAGATGTTTGGTCCAACAGAAGCGGATATTATAAGACAGAATTTGAAGCATGATAAAAAAGAAGAGGCAGTTGAGTGGTATTTTCATGTATATGAAACACAACATGAAGCATTTGTTCCAAGAAATAGTGAGATCGAAGTGTTACTAAAGGATTTGAAAGAAAAAGGGTTTAAATTAGGTATGGTTACAGGCAAAGCGAGAAGAAGCTTGGACATATCACTTCAAAAATTAGAGATGGAAGGTATATTTGATCTTACTATTACAGGGGATGATGTTCAAGTTGCCAAACCAGATCCAGAAGGATTAAACAAGGCGTTACATAGATTAGAAGTGCATCCAGATGAAGCGATGTTCATAGGGGATAGTAATGCAGACATTCAAGCAGGGAAAGAAGCTGGTGTGACAACAGTCGGCGTTCATTGGTTGGAGCATGTTCAAACGAAGGAGTTCAATCTAGAACCCGATCAATATTTTGAATCGATAAAGGAGTTTAAAGAATGGATAAAAAAATGGTATTAG
- a CDS encoding sulfite exporter TauE/SafE family protein, which translates to MFELSVIQWGVVLTCAMFIGFTKTGISSLGILVVTALMLIFPAKESVGILLPLLIIGDIFAVVYYRRSVVWKYLFSLVPWVLIGIIAGYFVLDEVSSEQLKPMIGILVLALIVLQISREKFGESFNQALPKAMWFTIAMGGLAGFATMIGNAAGGVMAIYLLVKELPKKEFVGTGAWFFLFVNVIKVPFYVQLDLITFDSLAFNVWLVPSIVIGAVIGIKLLPKIPQKTFHVLILTFTALGAIRLLF; encoded by the coding sequence ATGTTTGAGCTGTCCGTAATACAATGGGGAGTCGTTCTTACTTGCGCAATGTTTATTGGATTTACGAAAACAGGTATTTCTAGTTTAGGCATTTTAGTAGTGACTGCTTTAATGTTGATATTTCCTGCGAAAGAATCTGTTGGAATCTTGCTTCCACTTCTCATCATAGGAGATATTTTTGCCGTTGTTTATTATAGAAGAAGTGTAGTTTGGAAATATTTATTCTCTTTGGTTCCTTGGGTTCTAATTGGCATAATTGCTGGTTATTTTGTTTTAGACGAAGTAAGTAGTGAGCAGTTAAAGCCGATGATTGGTATTCTTGTACTAGCTCTAATTGTTTTACAAATTAGTAGAGAGAAGTTCGGAGAGTCCTTTAATCAGGCTTTACCGAAGGCTATGTGGTTCACCATTGCTATGGGGGGATTGGCGGGGTTTGCAACGATGATTGGAAATGCCGCTGGAGGTGTGATGGCCATCTATCTCCTAGTTAAAGAATTGCCGAAGAAAGAGTTCGTCGGGACAGGGGCTTGGTTTTTCTTGTTTGTTAATGTAATCAAGGTACCGTTCTATGTACAACTAGATTTAATTACGTTTGATTCACTAGCTTTTAATGTATGGCTTGTACCATCCATTGTCATTGGTGCTGTTATAGGTATTAAGCTTTTACCGAAAATACCACAAAAAACATTTCATGTATTAATTCTGACATTTACTGCTTTAGGTGCAATTCGATTATTATTCTAA
- a CDS encoding C45 family autoproteolytic acyltransferase/hydolase, which yields MKKIYSTIIQFRGSHYDFGYQQGVELKESLILKNRERQWKVRRARFVLDEQETKEMFDRFAPAIWEELCGLRDSLEWPMQKVLKEFGGYRLDYEKSGCSIVTGQDYFIRNYDYHPKTYEGRFVFYKPTDAGYAVAGNSQRITGRSDGINEKGLVMGYNFMHRKQPGDGFICGLIGRMVLENCSNVDEAVRLLQELPHRHSFSYIVYDTTGKTRVVEASPRGVEVREAQACTNHFEIMKAENRNYLKDSQRRLDIIEQANLSEGEQAFRLFNDMDKGLFSTDYKSWAGTIHTAAYFPSEQKVWMALGGNQKPTVFDFAAWLAGQDEDRDKIYGEVDTDIPFVHMDENATWFRK from the coding sequence TTGAAAAAGATTTACAGCACGATTATTCAATTTCGCGGGAGTCACTATGACTTTGGATACCAACAAGGCGTAGAGCTTAAAGAATCTTTAATTCTTAAAAATAGGGAAAGACAATGGAAGGTGCGTAGGGCGAGATTTGTTTTAGATGAGCAAGAAACCAAAGAAATGTTTGACCGATTTGCACCAGCCATTTGGGAGGAATTGTGTGGACTGAGAGATTCGCTAGAATGGCCCATGCAAAAGGTGTTAAAGGAATTCGGTGGCTATCGATTGGACTATGAGAAATCAGGTTGTTCCATCGTGACCGGTCAAGACTATTTTATCAGAAACTATGACTATCATCCGAAGACGTATGAAGGAAGATTTGTTTTTTACAAACCAACGGATGCCGGATATGCGGTAGCAGGTAATAGTCAACGGATTACGGGACGCTCTGATGGAATCAATGAAAAAGGATTAGTGATGGGGTATAACTTTATGCATAGAAAACAACCTGGAGATGGATTTATCTGTGGGTTGATTGGAAGAATGGTACTAGAAAACTGTTCCAATGTAGATGAAGCGGTAAGGCTGTTGCAAGAGCTACCACATCGTCATTCCTTTAGCTATATTGTGTATGATACAACTGGTAAAACTCGTGTAGTAGAAGCATCACCAAGAGGTGTAGAGGTAAGGGAAGCACAGGCATGTACAAACCATTTTGAAATCATGAAAGCAGAGAACCGCAATTATTTAAAAGATTCCCAACGCCGATTAGATATTATTGAACAGGCGAATCTTTCGGAAGGTGAGCAGGCTTTTCGACTTTTCAATGACATGGACAAAGGGCTATTTTCAACTGACTATAAAAGCTGGGCAGGAACGATACATACAGCAGCCTATTTCCCGAGTGAACAAAAGGTATGGATGGCTTTAGGTGGAAATCAAAAGCCAACAGTCTTTGATTTTGCTGCATGGCTTGCAGGTCAGGATGAAGATCGAGATAAGATATATGGAGAAGTGGATACGGATATTCCGTTTGTCCATATGGATGAGAATGCTACATGGTTTCGGAAATGA